In Rattus norvegicus strain BN/NHsdMcwi chromosome 1, GRCr8, whole genome shotgun sequence, a genomic segment contains:
- the Tacc2 gene encoding transforming acidic coiled-coil-containing protein 2 isoform X35, producing MPLRRPKLKKTPEKLDNTPASPPRSPAEPSDIPIAKGTYTFDIDKWDDPNFNPFSSTSKMQESPTLSQQSYNFDPDACEESLDPFKASSKTPSSPSKSPASFEIPASTIEADGDGLNKPAKKKKTPLKTDTFRVKKSPKRSPLSDPPSQDPTPAATPEAPPVSTVVHATDEEKLAVTSQKWTCMTVDLDADKQDFPQPSDLSNFVNETKFNSPSEGKQLSGQPDPHLALENTDPRGQRPRKDSCQPELDYRNSYEIEYMEKLGSSLPQDDDTPKKQALYLMFDTPQESPVKSPPVRMSDSPTPCSGSSFEDTEALVNATAKLQHPVPRGLASNQEPLLQLPEKSSQKELEAMALGTPAEAIEITAPEGAFASADALLSRLAHPASLCGALGYLEPDLAEKNPPVFAQKLQREATHPPDVSISKTTLYSRIGPTEVEKPPGLLFQQPDLDSALQVARAEVIAKEREVSEWRDKYEESRREVVEMRKIVAEYEKTIAQMIEDEQREKSISHQTVQQLVLEKEQALADLNSVEKSLADLFRRYEKMKEVLEGFRKNEEVLKKCAQEYLSRVKKEEQRYQALKVHAEEKLDRANAEIAQVRGKAQQEQAAYQASLRKEQLRVDALERTLEQKNKEIEELTKICDELIAKMGKS from the exons ATGCCCCTAAGGAGGCCAAAGCTGAAAAAGACCCCAGAGAAACTGGACaacactcctgcctcacctccaaGGTCCCCTGCTGAACCCAGTGACATCCCTATTGCTAAAGGTACCTACACCTTTGATATAGACAAGTGGGATGACCCCAATTTTAACCCTTTTTCCTCCACCTCGAAAATGCAAGAGTCTCCCACACTGTCCCAACAATCGTACAACTTTGACCCCGACGCCTGTGAAGAGTCCCTTGACCCCTTTAAGGCATCCTCTAAGACCCCCAGTTCACCttctaaatccccagcctctttCGAGATCCCAGCCAGCACCATCGAAGCGGACGGGGATGGGTTGAATAAACCCGCCAAGAAGAAGAAGACTCCATTGAAGAC TGACACATTTAGGGTGAAGAAGTCTCCAAAGCGGTCTCCTCTGTCTGATCCGCCTTCTCAG GACCCCACTCCAGCTGCCACACCGGAAGCACCTCCAGTCTCTACCGTGGTCCACGCCACAGATGAGGAAAAGTTGGCCGTCACTAGCCAGAAGTGGACATGTATGACAGTGGACTTGGATGCTGACAAACAGGATTTCCCGCAGCCCTCAGACCTATCTAACTTTGTAAATGAGACCAAATTCAATTCACCCTCGGAGGGTAAGCAACTCAGTGGCCAGCCAGACCCACACCTTGCCTTGGAGAATACTGACCCTAGGGGGCAAAGACCCAGAAAAGATTCTTGCCAGCCAG agctggACTACAGAAACTCCTATGAAATTGAATACATGGAAAAGCTTGGCTCCTCCTTACCT CAGGACGATGACACTCCGAAGAAGCAGGCCTTGTACCTTATGTTTGACACCCCTCAGGAGAGCCCCGTCAAGTCTCCTCCGGTCCGGATGTCGGATTCCCCAACTCCATGTTCAGG GTCGAGTTTTGAGGACACCGAAGCCCTGGTGAATGCAACAGCAAAGCTCCAGCATCCAGTCCCTAGAGGGCTGGCCTCCAATCAGGAGCCTCTCTTGCAGCTGCCGGAAAAATCCTCCCAGAAGGAGCTGGAGGCCATGGCCTTGGGCACCCCCGCAGAAGCAATTGAAATC ACAGCTCCAGAGGGTGCCTTTGCCTCTGCAGATGCCCTCCTCAGCAGGCTGGCCCATCCTGCTTCTCTCTGTGGTGCACTTGGCTATCTGGAGCCTGATTTAGCAGAAAAGAACCCCCCAGTATTTGCCCAGAAACTTCAG AGGGAAGCCACTCACCCACCAGATGTCTCCATCTCCAAAACTACCTTGTACTCCCGCATCGGGCCCACCGAGGTGGAGAAACCCCCAGGCCTTCTGTTCCAGCAGCCAGACCTGGACTCTGCACTCCAAGTTGCCAGAGCAGAG GTCATCGCCAAGGAGAGAGAAGTCTCAGAGTGGAGGGATAAATATGAAGAAAGCCGGCGGGAAGTGGTAGAAATGAG GAAAATCGTGGCTGAATACGAGAAGACCATCGCACAGATGATCG AGGATGAACAGAGAGAGAAGTCCATCTCCCACCAAACCGTGCAGCagctggtgctggagaaggagcaagccctggctgacctgaactCTGTGGAGAAGTCTCTGGCTGACCTCTTCAGGCGATACGAGAAGATGAAGGAGGTGCTGGAAGGCTTtcgaaag AATGAGGAGGTGCTGAAGAAGTGTGCACAGGAGTACCTGTCCCGCGTGAAGAAAGAGGAGCAGAGGTACCAGGCCCTGAAGGTGCATGCAGAAGAGAAACTGGACAG AGCCAATGCAGAGATTGCCCAGGTTCGAGGCAAGGCCCAGCAGGAGCAGGCGGCCTACCAGGCTAGCCTGAGGAAGGAGCAGCTTCGAGTGGATGCTCTAGAAAGAACGCTGGAGCAGAAG
- the Tacc2 gene encoding transforming acidic coiled-coil-containing protein 2 isoform X39 — translation MPLRRPKLKKTPEKLDNTPASPPRSPAEPSDIPIAKGTYTFDIDKWDDPNFNPFSSTSKMQESPTLSQQSYNFDPDACEESLDPFKASSKTPSSPSKSPASFEIPASTIEADGDGLNKPAKKKKTPLKTDTFRVKKSPKRSPLSDPPSQDPTPAATPEAPPVSTVVHATDEEKLAVTSQKWTCMTVDLDADKQDFPQPSDLSNFVNETKFNSPSEELDYRNSYEIEYMEKLGSSLPQDDDTPKKQALYLMFDTPQESPVKSPPVRMSDSPTPCSGSSFEDTEALVNATAKLQHPVPRGLASNQEPLLQLPEKSSQKELEAMALGTPAEAIEIREATHPPDVSISKTTLYSRIGPTEVEKPPGLLFQQPDLDSALQVARAEVIAKEREVSEWRDKYEESRREVVEMRKIVAEYEKTIAQMIEDEQREKSISHQTVQQLVLEKEQALADLNSVEKSLADLFRRYEKMKEVLEGFRKNEEVLKKCAQEYLSRVKKEEQRYQALKVHAEEKLDRANAEIAQVRGKAQQEQAAYQASLRKEQLRVDALERTLEQKNKEIEELTKICDELIAKMGKS, via the exons ATGCCCCTAAGGAGGCCAAAGCTGAAAAAGACCCCAGAGAAACTGGACaacactcctgcctcacctccaaGGTCCCCTGCTGAACCCAGTGACATCCCTATTGCTAAAGGTACCTACACCTTTGATATAGACAAGTGGGATGACCCCAATTTTAACCCTTTTTCCTCCACCTCGAAAATGCAAGAGTCTCCCACACTGTCCCAACAATCGTACAACTTTGACCCCGACGCCTGTGAAGAGTCCCTTGACCCCTTTAAGGCATCCTCTAAGACCCCCAGTTCACCttctaaatccccagcctctttCGAGATCCCAGCCAGCACCATCGAAGCGGACGGGGATGGGTTGAATAAACCCGCCAAGAAGAAGAAGACTCCATTGAAGAC TGACACATTTAGGGTGAAGAAGTCTCCAAAGCGGTCTCCTCTGTCTGATCCGCCTTCTCAG GACCCCACTCCAGCTGCCACACCGGAAGCACCTCCAGTCTCTACCGTGGTCCACGCCACAGATGAGGAAAAGTTGGCCGTCACTAGCCAGAAGTGGACATGTATGACAGTGGACTTGGATGCTGACAAACAGGATTTCCCGCAGCCCTCAGACCTATCTAACTTTGTAAATGAGACCAAATTCAATTCACCCTCGGAGG agctggACTACAGAAACTCCTATGAAATTGAATACATGGAAAAGCTTGGCTCCTCCTTACCT CAGGACGATGACACTCCGAAGAAGCAGGCCTTGTACCTTATGTTTGACACCCCTCAGGAGAGCCCCGTCAAGTCTCCTCCGGTCCGGATGTCGGATTCCCCAACTCCATGTTCAGG GTCGAGTTTTGAGGACACCGAAGCCCTGGTGAATGCAACAGCAAAGCTCCAGCATCCAGTCCCTAGAGGGCTGGCCTCCAATCAGGAGCCTCTCTTGCAGCTGCCGGAAAAATCCTCCCAGAAGGAGCTGGAGGCCATGGCCTTGGGCACCCCCGCAGAAGCAATTGAAATC AGGGAAGCCACTCACCCACCAGATGTCTCCATCTCCAAAACTACCTTGTACTCCCGCATCGGGCCCACCGAGGTGGAGAAACCCCCAGGCCTTCTGTTCCAGCAGCCAGACCTGGACTCTGCACTCCAAGTTGCCAGAGCAGAG GTCATCGCCAAGGAGAGAGAAGTCTCAGAGTGGAGGGATAAATATGAAGAAAGCCGGCGGGAAGTGGTAGAAATGAG GAAAATCGTGGCTGAATACGAGAAGACCATCGCACAGATGATCG AGGATGAACAGAGAGAGAAGTCCATCTCCCACCAAACCGTGCAGCagctggtgctggagaaggagcaagccctggctgacctgaactCTGTGGAGAAGTCTCTGGCTGACCTCTTCAGGCGATACGAGAAGATGAAGGAGGTGCTGGAAGGCTTtcgaaag AATGAGGAGGTGCTGAAGAAGTGTGCACAGGAGTACCTGTCCCGCGTGAAGAAAGAGGAGCAGAGGTACCAGGCCCTGAAGGTGCATGCAGAAGAGAAACTGGACAG AGCCAATGCAGAGATTGCCCAGGTTCGAGGCAAGGCCCAGCAGGAGCAGGCGGCCTACCAGGCTAGCCTGAGGAAGGAGCAGCTTCGAGTGGATGCTCTAGAAAGAACGCTGGAGCAGAAG
- the Tacc2 gene encoding transforming acidic coiled-coil-containing protein 2 isoform X40, producing MPLRRPKLKKTPEKLDNTPASPPRSPAEPSDIPIAKGTYTFDIDKWDDPNFNPFSSTSKMQESPTLSQQSYNFDPDACEESLDPFKASSKTPSSPSKSPASFEIPASTIEADGDGLNKPAKKKKTPLKTDTFRVKKSPKRSPLSDPPSQDPTPAATPEAPPVSTVVHATDEEKLAVTSQKWTCMTVDLDADKQDFPQPSDLSNFVNETKFNSPSEGKQLSGQPDPHLALENTDPRGQRPRKDSCQPELDYRNSYEIEYMEKLGSSLPQDDDTPKKQALYLMFDTPQESPVKSPPVRMSDSPTPCSGSSFEDTEALVNATAKLQHPVPRGLASNQEPLLQLPEKSSQKELEAMALGTPAEAIEIREATHPPDVSISKTTLYSRIGPTEVEKPPGLLFQQPDLDSALQVARAEVIAKEREVSEWRDKYEESRREVVEMRKIVAEYEKTIAQMIEDEQREKSISHQTVQQLVLEKEQALADLNSVEKSLADLFRRYEKMKEVLEGFRKNEEVLKKCAQEYLSRVKKEEQRYQALKVHAEEKLDRANAEIAQVRGKAQQEQAAYQASLRKEQLRVDALERTLEQKNKEIEELTKICDELIAKMGKS from the exons ATGCCCCTAAGGAGGCCAAAGCTGAAAAAGACCCCAGAGAAACTGGACaacactcctgcctcacctccaaGGTCCCCTGCTGAACCCAGTGACATCCCTATTGCTAAAGGTACCTACACCTTTGATATAGACAAGTGGGATGACCCCAATTTTAACCCTTTTTCCTCCACCTCGAAAATGCAAGAGTCTCCCACACTGTCCCAACAATCGTACAACTTTGACCCCGACGCCTGTGAAGAGTCCCTTGACCCCTTTAAGGCATCCTCTAAGACCCCCAGTTCACCttctaaatccccagcctctttCGAGATCCCAGCCAGCACCATCGAAGCGGACGGGGATGGGTTGAATAAACCCGCCAAGAAGAAGAAGACTCCATTGAAGAC TGACACATTTAGGGTGAAGAAGTCTCCAAAGCGGTCTCCTCTGTCTGATCCGCCTTCTCAG GACCCCACTCCAGCTGCCACACCGGAAGCACCTCCAGTCTCTACCGTGGTCCACGCCACAGATGAGGAAAAGTTGGCCGTCACTAGCCAGAAGTGGACATGTATGACAGTGGACTTGGATGCTGACAAACAGGATTTCCCGCAGCCCTCAGACCTATCTAACTTTGTAAATGAGACCAAATTCAATTCACCCTCGGAGGGTAAGCAACTCAGTGGCCAGCCAGACCCACACCTTGCCTTGGAGAATACTGACCCTAGGGGGCAAAGACCCAGAAAAGATTCTTGCCAGCCAG agctggACTACAGAAACTCCTATGAAATTGAATACATGGAAAAGCTTGGCTCCTCCTTACCT CAGGACGATGACACTCCGAAGAAGCAGGCCTTGTACCTTATGTTTGACACCCCTCAGGAGAGCCCCGTCAAGTCTCCTCCGGTCCGGATGTCGGATTCCCCAACTCCATGTTCAGG GTCGAGTTTTGAGGACACCGAAGCCCTGGTGAATGCAACAGCAAAGCTCCAGCATCCAGTCCCTAGAGGGCTGGCCTCCAATCAGGAGCCTCTCTTGCAGCTGCCGGAAAAATCCTCCCAGAAGGAGCTGGAGGCCATGGCCTTGGGCACCCCCGCAGAAGCAATTGAAATC AGGGAAGCCACTCACCCACCAGATGTCTCCATCTCCAAAACTACCTTGTACTCCCGCATCGGGCCCACCGAGGTGGAGAAACCCCCAGGCCTTCTGTTCCAGCAGCCAGACCTGGACTCTGCACTCCAAGTTGCCAGAGCAGAG GTCATCGCCAAGGAGAGAGAAGTCTCAGAGTGGAGGGATAAATATGAAGAAAGCCGGCGGGAAGTGGTAGAAATGAG GAAAATCGTGGCTGAATACGAGAAGACCATCGCACAGATGATCG AGGATGAACAGAGAGAGAAGTCCATCTCCCACCAAACCGTGCAGCagctggtgctggagaaggagcaagccctggctgacctgaactCTGTGGAGAAGTCTCTGGCTGACCTCTTCAGGCGATACGAGAAGATGAAGGAGGTGCTGGAAGGCTTtcgaaag AATGAGGAGGTGCTGAAGAAGTGTGCACAGGAGTACCTGTCCCGCGTGAAGAAAGAGGAGCAGAGGTACCAGGCCCTGAAGGTGCATGCAGAAGAGAAACTGGACAG AGCCAATGCAGAGATTGCCCAGGTTCGAGGCAAGGCCCAGCAGGAGCAGGCGGCCTACCAGGCTAGCCTGAGGAAGGAGCAGCTTCGAGTGGATGCTCTAGAAAGAACGCTGGAGCAGAAG